A stretch of the Archangium violaceum genome encodes the following:
- a CDS encoding lysophospholipid acyltransferase family protein → MKLLSPFIALFQAVFLILWLVFWITLSGLAALLTLNGEVPLMMARRFWAPMHWRITGSPLLVEPLPDVDWSKPHIFLMNHQSAFDIPVAFAVIPVNIRFIAKHVLKWVPFLGWYMAGTGMIFLNRSNRREAMRSLKEAGERIRAGSNILAFPEGTRSKDGRILPFKKGSFVLAVEAGVPIIPMAVEGTNGMLPPGSIRLRRSPIRVKVGPPISTAGRKGADREALMLEVRDVIIQLHRDIGGAGGEPQDTSTAGNS, encoded by the coding sequence ATGAAGCTCCTGTCTCCTTTCATCGCACTCTTCCAGGCCGTCTTCCTCATCCTGTGGCTGGTGTTCTGGATTACCCTTTCCGGACTCGCGGCGCTTCTCACCCTCAACGGAGAGGTGCCGCTGATGATGGCGCGGCGCTTCTGGGCCCCCATGCATTGGCGTATCACCGGCTCGCCGCTGCTCGTGGAACCGCTGCCCGACGTCGACTGGAGCAAGCCCCACATCTTCTTGATGAATCACCAGTCCGCCTTCGACATCCCCGTGGCGTTCGCGGTGATTCCCGTGAACATCCGATTCATCGCCAAGCACGTGCTCAAGTGGGTTCCCTTCCTCGGCTGGTACATGGCGGGCACGGGGATGATCTTCCTCAACCGCTCCAACCGGCGCGAGGCCATGCGCAGCCTCAAGGAGGCCGGTGAGCGCATCCGCGCCGGCTCCAACATCCTCGCCTTCCCCGAGGGTACGCGCTCGAAGGACGGACGCATCCTCCCCTTCAAGAAGGGCTCCTTCGTGCTGGCCGTGGAGGCCGGTGTGCCCATCATCCCGATGGCCGTCGAGGGCACCAACGGCATGCTTCCTCCCGGCAGCATCCGGCTGCGCCGCAGTCCCATCCGCGTGAAGGTGGGCCCCCCCATCAGCACCGCGGGGCGCAAGGGAGCCGATCGCGAGGCCCTCATGCTCGAAGTGCGCGACGTCATCATCCAGCTCCATCGGGACATCGGTGGTGCGGGCGGAGAGCCCCAGGACACATCCACCGCGGGAAACAGTTGA
- a CDS encoding DUF1285 domain-containing protein translates to MTQPPPGPPSGPPPPGKRWHTREDSGIRLDARLRWWHDDEPIEHPRIIELFNTSLVLDEQGRYQLQIGKDWCYVQVEDAAYEVRTVDVTPDERVSVRLSDRTAEALEPATLAVDAEGVLTCRVKGGRAGARFSRDAQYQLGELMEQDEGGQLYLRAGQRRLEVPVSLEAPGA, encoded by the coding sequence GTGACCCAACCGCCTCCAGGACCTCCCTCGGGACCGCCTCCCCCCGGCAAGCGCTGGCACACCCGCGAGGACAGCGGCATCCGGCTCGATGCGCGGCTGCGTTGGTGGCACGATGACGAGCCCATCGAGCACCCGCGCATCATCGAGCTCTTCAACACCTCGCTCGTCCTCGACGAGCAGGGGCGCTACCAGCTCCAGATTGGCAAGGACTGGTGCTACGTCCAGGTGGAGGACGCCGCCTACGAGGTGCGCACCGTGGATGTCACCCCGGACGAGCGGGTATCCGTGCGCCTGAGCGACCGCACCGCCGAGGCGCTCGAGCCAGCCACCCTCGCCGTGGACGCCGAGGGCGTCCTCACCTGCCGGGTGAAGGGCGGCCGGGCCGGGGCACGCTTCTCCCGGGACGCCCAGTACCAGCTCGGCGAGTTGATGGAGCAGGACGAGGGAGGCCAGTTGTATCTGCGTGCCGGCCAGCGCCGCCTTGAGGTGCCGGTGTCGCTTGAGGCCCCTGGCGCCTAG
- a CDS encoding NAD(P)/FAD-dependent oxidoreductase yields the protein MATQGDKYPHVVILGGGFGGLYAARSLRNAPVRVTVVDRQNHHLFQPLLYQVATATLSPGEIASPIRGLLSRESTVLFAEATGVDVANKRVLLADGELSYDYLIIATGATHSYFGHDEWAKYALGLKTIDDALEIRRRVLLAFEMAERESDPVRRRELLTFVIIGAGPTGVEMAGALAEISRHTLAKDFHNIDPSQARILLLEGVPRVLPVYPEPLSEKARRALEKLGVEVRTHTRVTHIDETGVYIGEEHIASRCIIWAAGVAASPVAGSLGAELDRAGRVKVSSELTIPGRRDVFVIGDLAHFVQDGSPIPGVAPAAIQQGKHAARNIRRHLEGKGMEPFRYWDRGTYAVIGRGKAVGVAFQRFQSSGFSAWMAWLGIHILFLIGFRSKLAVLLDWAYSFIAFKRSARLITGPLLELVRPEKRAEAGTLKDRPGAGSSERGVAAG from the coding sequence ATGGCGACCCAAGGCGACAAGTACCCCCACGTGGTCATTCTCGGCGGTGGTTTTGGCGGCCTGTACGCGGCACGTTCGCTGCGCAACGCTCCGGTGCGCGTCACCGTGGTGGACCGGCAGAACCACCATCTCTTCCAGCCCCTGCTGTACCAGGTGGCCACGGCCACGCTCAGCCCGGGGGAGATCGCCTCGCCCATCCGCGGCCTGTTGAGCCGGGAGTCGACGGTCCTGTTCGCCGAGGCGACGGGCGTGGACGTGGCCAACAAGCGCGTCCTGCTCGCCGACGGTGAGCTGTCCTACGACTACCTGATCATCGCCACCGGAGCGACGCACTCCTACTTCGGTCACGACGAGTGGGCGAAGTACGCCTTGGGGTTGAAGACGATCGACGACGCGCTGGAGATCCGTCGGCGGGTGCTGCTGGCCTTCGAGATGGCCGAGCGCGAGTCCGACCCGGTACGGCGCCGGGAGTTGCTCACCTTCGTCATCATCGGAGCGGGGCCCACGGGGGTGGAGATGGCGGGGGCGCTGGCGGAGATTTCCCGCCACACGCTGGCGAAGGACTTCCACAACATCGACCCCTCCCAGGCCCGCATCCTGTTGTTGGAGGGGGTGCCGCGCGTGCTGCCCGTCTACCCGGAGCCGCTCTCGGAGAAGGCGCGGCGGGCATTGGAGAAGCTCGGGGTGGAAGTGCGAACCCACACGCGCGTCACCCATATCGACGAGACGGGCGTGTACATTGGCGAGGAGCACATCGCATCGCGGTGCATCATCTGGGCGGCGGGGGTGGCCGCTTCACCGGTGGCGGGCTCGTTGGGGGCGGAGCTGGACCGCGCGGGCCGCGTCAAGGTGTCGTCCGAGCTCACGATTCCCGGCCGCCGGGACGTCTTCGTCATCGGGGACCTGGCGCACTTCGTCCAGGACGGCAGCCCCATTCCGGGAGTGGCGCCCGCGGCCATCCAGCAGGGGAAGCACGCCGCGCGCAACATCCGCCGCCACCTGGAGGGGAAGGGGATGGAGCCCTTCCGCTACTGGGACCGAGGCACCTACGCGGTCATCGGGCGAGGCAAGGCGGTGGGGGTGGCCTTCCAGCGTTTCCAGTCCTCGGGCTTCAGCGCGTGGATGGCGTGGCTTGGCATCCACATCCTCTTCCTCATCGGATTCCGCAGCAAGCTGGCCGTGCTCCTGGATTGGGCGTACTCGTTCATCGCCTTCAAGCGCT
- the recA gene encoding recombinase RecA: MNKLTEKLKAVAAAVAAIEKQFGKGAVMPLGGEVREQRVAVIPTGSVGLDRALGVGGYPRGRVVELFGNESSGKTTLTLHAIAQVQAQGGVAAFIDAEHALDVNYARKLGVRVEELLISQPDTGEQALEITEQLVRSGAVDLIVVDSVAALVPRAEIEGEMGDAHMGVQARLMSQALRKLTGAVSRSGCCIIFINQIRMKIGVVFGNPETTTGGNALKFYSSVRMEIRRTSNLKDGENVVGTRAKVKVVKNKVAPPFQEAEFDLLYGVGIHRAGEVLDLAVHSGLVDKSGSHFSLRGERIGQGRERASEWLREHPDALEGLARELVGMTRPVPAPNPSAEMEAPAAMA; the protein is encoded by the coding sequence ATGAACAAACTGACGGAGAAGCTGAAGGCGGTGGCGGCGGCGGTGGCGGCGATCGAGAAGCAGTTCGGCAAGGGCGCGGTGATGCCCCTGGGCGGCGAGGTGCGCGAGCAGCGGGTGGCGGTCATCCCCACGGGCTCGGTGGGGTTGGACCGGGCGCTCGGCGTGGGCGGCTACCCGCGCGGGCGCGTGGTGGAGTTGTTCGGCAACGAGTCCTCGGGCAAGACGACGCTCACGCTGCACGCCATCGCGCAGGTGCAGGCCCAGGGGGGCGTGGCCGCCTTCATCGACGCGGAGCACGCGCTGGACGTCAACTACGCACGCAAGCTGGGCGTGCGCGTGGAGGAGCTGCTCATCTCCCAGCCGGACACCGGCGAGCAGGCGCTCGAAATCACCGAGCAGCTCGTGCGCTCGGGAGCGGTGGACCTCATCGTGGTGGACTCGGTGGCGGCGCTCGTGCCGCGCGCGGAGATCGAAGGCGAGATGGGCGACGCGCACATGGGTGTGCAGGCGCGGCTGATGAGCCAGGCGCTGCGCAAGCTGACGGGCGCGGTGAGCCGCTCGGGGTGCTGCATCATCTTCATCAATCAGATCCGCATGAAGATCGGCGTGGTGTTCGGCAACCCGGAGACGACCACGGGCGGCAACGCGCTGAAGTTCTACTCCTCGGTGCGCATGGAGATCCGCCGCACGAGCAACCTCAAGGACGGGGAGAACGTGGTGGGCACGCGGGCGAAGGTGAAGGTGGTGAAGAACAAGGTGGCCCCGCCCTTCCAGGAGGCGGAGTTCGACCTGCTGTACGGCGTGGGCATCCACCGCGCGGGCGAGGTGCTGGACCTGGCGGTGCACTCGGGGCTGGTGGACAAGTCCGGCAGCCACTTCAGCCTGCGCGGAGAGCGCATCGGCCAGGGCCGCGAGCGGGCCTCGGAGTGGTTGCGCGAGCACCCGGATGCCCTGGAGGGACTCGCCCGTGAGCTGGTGGGGATGACCCGCCCCGTCCCGGCGCCGAACCCGAGCGCCGAGATGGAGGCGCCCGCGGCGATGGCCTAG